In one window of Vanrija pseudolonga chromosome 5, complete sequence DNA:
- the TM_1254 gene encoding Phosphorylated carbohydrates phosphatase: MPKPKALLFDCDNTLVLSEDLAFEGGAALVNRLLAQHGVRNAPVFTGKQLMTEYVGQNFRVLLANLQKEYGFSLSPAEVDTLVASELDNLVQRIETPGELKPCVGVHAALERVVAKTPEYTLAVVSSSALSRVNASLKATSLEPYFADRVYSAATSLPVPTSKPDPAIYKFALDKLGVKPHEAVATEDSRSGTTSAVAAGIPTIGYLGPYEGDERDEMARVLTDAGARVLMLEWSGFERALEELAALG; this comes from the exons ATGCCAAAG CCCAAAGCCCTCCTCTTCGACTGCGACAACACGCTCGTGCTCTCCGAAGACCTCGCCTttgagggcggcgcggcgctggtcaACCGCCTGCTGGCGCAGCACGGCGTGCGCAACGCGCCAGTGTTTACGGGCAAGCAGCTGATGACGGAGTACGTGGGGCAGAACTTTCGTGTGCTCCTCGCCAACCTGCAGAAGGAGTACGGCTTCTCGCTGTcccccgccgaggtggacACGCTCGTTgcgtccgagctcgacaacTTGGTGCAGCGGATCGAGACACCCGGCGAGCTGAAGCCTTGCGTCGGcgtccacgccgcgctggagcgcgtcgtcgccaagacGCCAGAGTATACACTTGCCGTggtctcgtcctcggcgctctcgCGCGTCAACGCCAGCCTCAAGGCCACGTCCCTCGAGCCCTACTTCGCCGACCGCGTCTACTCTGCCGCGACCTCCCTGCCAGTCCCGACGTCCAAGCCCGACCCGGCGATCTACAAGTTCGCACTGGACAAGCTCGGAGTCAAGCCgcacgaggccgtcgccaccgaggACTCGCGCAGCGGGACTacgagcgccgtcgccgccggcatcccGACGATCGGATACCTCGGCCCGTAtgagggcgacgagaggGACGAGATGGCGCGTGTGTTGACCGACGCGGGGGCGCGCGTGCTCATGCTCGAGTGGAGCGGGTTTGAGCGGGCGttggaggagctcgcggcgctgggaTGA